A genomic region of Saprospiraceae bacterium contains the following coding sequences:
- a CDS encoding RidA family protein, translating into MLENKSSRLVEGKAKPRGKFPHIKRAGDFLFVSGTSSRKPDNSFEGVEVDEMGTTQLDIRLQTKAVIENIKEILQSANADLSDIVEITTFLVSMNDFKGYNEIYNSFFDFDGPTRTTVAVHQLPHPHLLIEIKAIAYKPL; encoded by the coding sequence ATGCTAGAAAACAAATCTTCCCGTCTTGTAGAAGGCAAAGCTAAACCCCGGGGTAAATTTCCACATATCAAAAGAGCCGGAGATTTTTTATTTGTATCGGGGACCAGCAGCAGAAAACCCGACAACAGTTTTGAAGGGGTTGAAGTTGATGAAATGGGAACCACACAGCTCGATATCAGATTACAAACCAAAGCGGTTATTGAAAATATCAAAGAAATTCTTCAATCGGCAAATGCAGATCTTTCTGATATTGTGGAGATTACTACTTTTCTCGTTTCCATGAATGACTTTAAAGGCTACAACGAAATATATAATTCCTTTTTTGATTTCGATGGTCCTACGAGAACGACTGTAGCCGTGCATCAATTACCACATCCGCATTTATTAATAGAAATCAAAGCCATAGCTTACAAACCCTTATGA
- a CDS encoding amidohydrolase: MKKIDIHTHIIPETLPKWADKFGYGGFINLEQHSNCSAKMMIDGKFFREIQNNCWDPATRISECDQQGIHIQVLSTIPVLFSYWAQAKDGLDVARYLNDHLAHVIHLYPDRFIGLGTLPMQDPQLAIAEMQRCMNTLGLAGFEIGSHINSWNLDAKELFDFYAEAEALGAALFIHPWDMMGKEKMNKYWLPWLVGMPAETSLAVCSMIFGGVFEKFPDLRVAFAHGGGSFPGTYGRIKHGYDVRPDLVAVDNPHHPDKYLGKFWVDSLVHDEDMLDKLISLFGIDKVALGSDYPFPLGELEPGKLIAHSAYDEDEKSWLNYRSAESWLGIL, encoded by the coding sequence ATGAAAAAAATTGACATTCATACGCATATAATTCCGGAGACACTTCCTAAGTGGGCAGATAAATTTGGCTATGGAGGATTCATAAATCTGGAACAGCATTCCAACTGCAGTGCTAAAATGATGATCGACGGAAAATTCTTCCGCGAGATTCAAAATAATTGCTGGGATCCCGCTACGAGAATTTCAGAATGCGATCAACAAGGTATCCACATTCAAGTGTTAAGTACAATTCCCGTATTATTTTCGTATTGGGCACAAGCTAAAGACGGATTGGATGTAGCTCGTTATTTAAACGATCATCTTGCACATGTAATCCATTTGTATCCGGATCGCTTTATAGGATTGGGAACATTGCCCATGCAGGATCCGCAATTGGCTATTGCTGAAATGCAGCGTTGTATGAATACGCTGGGTTTGGCAGGTTTTGAAATTGGTTCGCATATTAATTCATGGAATCTCGATGCCAAAGAATTATTCGACTTCTATGCAGAAGCCGAAGCCTTGGGAGCAGCCTTATTTATACATCCCTGGGATATGATGGGCAAAGAAAAAATGAATAAATACTGGTTGCCTTGGTTGGTAGGCATGCCTGCTGAAACTTCATTGGCTGTATGCAGTATGATCTTCGGAGGGGTTTTTGAAAAATTTCCGGATCTGCGCGTTGCATTTGCACATGGTGGTGGTTCTTTTCCCGGAACGTATGGAAGAATCAAACATGGTTATGATGTCAGACCAGATCTTGTAGCTGTAGATAATCCCCATCATCCAGATAAATATTTAGGCAAATTTTGGGTGGATTCACTGGTACATGATGAAGACATGTTGGATAAACTGATTTCGCTTTTTGGAATTGATAAAGTGGCATTAGGTAGTGACTATCCGTTTCCCTTAGGAGAATTGGAACCGGGAAAATTGATAGCGCATTCTGCATACGATGAAGATGAAAAGAGTTGGTTGAATTATAGATCGGCAGAATCCTGGTTGGGGATATTGTAA